One Poecile atricapillus isolate bPoeAtr1 chromosome 32, bPoeAtr1.hap1, whole genome shotgun sequence DNA window includes the following coding sequences:
- the LOC131590215 gene encoding IgGFc-binding protein-like translates to MVCEDSRCKPGEVCAVVKGMWRCMANSRSICVATGDPHYTTFDGHHYDFMGTSVYLLAELCSTHPTLIPFAVTVENNHRGSHLVSFTKVVIMQVYNMTLSLSQEYPQKVKI, encoded by the exons ATGGTGTGTGAGGACTCCAGGTGTAAGCCGGGTGAGGTGTGCGCGGTGGTAAAGGGCATGTGGCGGTGCATGGCCAACAGCCGTTCCATCTGTGTGGCCACTGGTGACCCCCACTATACTACCTTCGACGGGCACCACTACGACTTCATGGGTACCTCTGTCTACCTGttggctgagctctgctctaCTCACCCCACCCTCATCCCCTTTGCTGTCACTGTGGAGAACAATCACCGTGGCAGCCATCTGGTCTCCTTCACCAAGGTGGTCATCATGCAGGTGTACAACATGACCCTCAGCCTCAGTCAGGAATATCCCCAGAAGGTCAAG aTTTGA
- the LOC131590190 gene encoding IgGFc-binding protein-like isoform X1, with protein sequence MSARSRELKSQGAGTAEDGIWWFLLPFFALSSASYRGQEFLAVFPQNDDESPSAYLQLLFTSYGPASTQVSLTLRGRSVTQNVTLRLDVTVPLPLPANLELPGSCTCHKTLAIQASADISYGGRQHQGLHHGCHRLPAYGEPGHQVNHRSRLPISLSHGKLCIHQKGKSMLIQLNFNLKVLYNWDDHVVIKLPAALSGKVCGMCGNSNGDPQDDVLSPDGKQGLFHGLGEEFWGDLTCTQRCVCDVVQQQAVCWDSGCGTEEECRVEEGIQECYPKIFGVCSAVGATHSKTFDGKRFILQGTCVYLLVGLCEDTQNLVGFQVLVQNGHQSDNLTSSIAVVTVKVYNKTISINRDHPGKIMKEVRQKGKVSGIQMLSVEVYGVTLTLKKGKGTDVMVDSIFHHLPTILSKGWVQVSIHGSGVLLRTDFSLVVHYDLIQHMMVMVPQTYMGRLCGLCGNYKGQHNDDFQLSSGQLAPDATAFGSAWKTTDTPCDDTCPKDECPTCTEEKEAVLQNPNYCGLLTAPEGPFGSCHGIIDPIPYSQSCIHDLCLTGGDRHFLCQSIQSYVTVCQDAGVTMAWFGGHHPSVMSLEGHWDKCPLFGVGKIFR encoded by the exons ATGTCTGCGAGGTCCCGGGAGTTGAAGAGCCAAGGGGCTG GTACGGCAGAAGATGGGATCTGGTggttcctccttcccttctttg cGCTCTCCAGTGCCAGCTACCGGGGCCAGGAGTTCCTGGCTGTGTTCCCACAAAATGATGATGAGTCCCCCAGTGCCTACCTGCAGCTGCTCTTCACCTCCTATGgccctgccagcacccaggTGTCACTGACGCTCCGTGGCAGGTCCGTCACCCAGAACGTCACCCTGAGGCTGGATGTCACTGTGCCCTTGCCCCTCCCTGCTAACCTGGAACTCCCTGGAAGCTGCACTTGCCATAAAACCTTGGCGATCCAGGCCAGCGCTGACATCTCTTATGGTGGCCGTCAGCACCAAGGGCTACACCATGGGTGCCACCGCCTTCCTGCCTATGGAGAGCCTGGGCACCAG GTGAATCACCGCTCACGCCTCCCCATCTCCCTCTCACATGGGAAGCTCTGCATCCACCAAAAGGGTAAATCCATGTTAATCCAATTGAATTTCAACCTGAAGGTCCTCTACAACTGGGATGATCATGTAGTAATCAAACTTCCGGCTGCTCTTTCTGGAAAAGTCTGCGGAATGTGTGGGAACAGCAATGGCGACCCCCAAGATGACGTTCTCTCTCCTGATGGAAAACAG GGTCTCTTCCATGGCCTTGgcgaggaattttggggtgaccTCACCTGTACCCAACGCTGTGTGTGTGACGTGGTGCAGCAGCAGGCGGTGTGCTGGGATTCTGGTTGTGGCACTGAGGAGGAATGCCGGGTTGAGGAGGGGATCCAGGAGTGTTAtcccaaaatttttggggtctgtTCTGCTGTTGGAGCCACGCACTCCAAGACCTTTGATGGCAAGAGGTTCATCTTACAGGGGACGTGTGTCTACCTGTTAGTTGGGTTGTGTGAGGACACCCAAAATTTGGTGGGATTCCAGGTGTTGGTGCAGAATGGCCACCAGAGTGACAATCTCACGTCGTCCATTGCCGTGGTGACAGTCAAAGTCTACAACAAAACCATCAGCATCAACAGGGATCACCCTGGTAAAATCATG AAGGAGGTGCGGCAGAAGGGGAAGGTCTCCGGGATCCAAATGTTGTCTGTGGAAGTCTATGGGGTCACCTTGAccttgaaaaaaggaaaagggacagATGTCATG GTGGATTCCAtcttccaccacctccccaccATCCTAAGCAAGGGATGGGTCCAGGTCTCCATACATGGATCAGGTGTCCTGCTCCGCACTGACTTCAGCCTCGTTGTCCACTATGACCTCATCCAGCACATGATGGTCATGGTCCCCCAGACCTACATGGGGCGCCTGTGTGGCCTCTGTGGCAACTACAAGGGCCAACACAATGATGATTTCCAGCTCTCCAGTGGCCAACTGGCTCCAGATGCAACAGCCTTTGGATCTGCATGGAAAACAACAGATACACCTTGCGATGACACCTGTCCTAAGGATGAATGTCCCACCTGCACAGAGGAGAAAGAGGCAGTACTCCAAAACCCGAACTACTGTGGCCTCCTCACGGCCCCCGAAGGTCCCTTTGGCTCCTGCCATGGCATCATTGACCCCATCCCGTATTCCCAATCCTGCATCCATGACCTCTGTTTGACGGGAGGGGACAGACATTTTCTGTGCCAGAGTATCCAGAGCTATGTCACCGTGTGCCAAGATGCCGGAGTCACCATGGCATGGTTTGGAGGACACCATCCTTCTGTCATGAGTTTGGAAGGGCACTGGGACAAATGTCCCCTCTTTGGGGTTGGGAAGATCTTCAGGTGA
- the LOC131590190 gene encoding IgGFc-binding protein-like isoform X2 gives MAWQAIPGTDFSWASITVSATMQSAENSQVPVGLLVFVFQSCTGYSFPGLCATIPTPLSCEDLICEDRCEMVDGQLECIQETFSTCWLAGGPRYCSFDGKIFDFMGTCAYTLNTICSPNPTLPAFSVEVKKEEKENSKVSSISSITIHVDNVTVTAVQSENGMVKVNHRSRLPISLSHGKLCIHQKGKSMLIQLNFNLKVLYNWDDHVVIKLPAALSGKVCGMCGNSNGDPQDDVLSPDGKQGLFHGLGEEFWGDLTCTQRCVCDVVQQQAVCWDSGCGTEEECRVEEGIQECYPKIFGVCSAVGATHSKTFDGKRFILQGTCVYLLVGLCEDTQNLVGFQVLVQNGHQSDNLTSSIAVVTVKVYNKTISINRDHPGKIMTDEQMVNLPYHYSGRKIVVNCDGQDAVVETNFDLVVTYDWYSHVTGMVPSGFASALCGLRGNYNGSTSDDMMMRNNHVTSDPDALGSSWKVMDVPGCSERSIVECSSTVTPSWMQQEVSGMGCEIILEVN, from the exons ATGGCATGGCAGGCCATTCCTGGCACAGATTTCTCCTGGGCCAGTATCACTGTGAGCGCAACGATGCAGAGTGCTGAGAACTCACAGGTGCCCGTTGGGCTCCTGGTATTTGTGTTCCAGAGTTGCACTGGATACAGCTTCCCCGGGCTCTGTGCCACCA TCCCCACACCACTCTCTTGTGAAGATTTGATATGCGAGGATAGGTGTGAGATGGTGGATGGACAACTGGAGTGCATCCAGGAGACTTTCTCCACCTGTTGGCTTGCTGGAGGGCCACGTTACTGCAGTTTTGATGGAAAAATCTTTGATTTCATGGGAACATGTGCCTACACCTTGAACACCATCTGCAGTCCCAATCCCACCCTTCCTGCCTTCTCTGTTGAGGtcaaaaaggaggaaaaagagaactcCAAAGTTTCCTCCATCAGCTCCATCACCATCCATGTTGACAAcgtcactgtcactgctgtccaGTCAGAGAATGGGATGGTGAAG GTGAATCACCGCTCACGCCTCCCCATCTCCCTCTCACATGGGAAGCTCTGCATCCACCAAAAGGGTAAATCCATGTTAATCCAATTGAATTTCAACCTGAAGGTCCTCTACAACTGGGATGATCATGTAGTAATCAAACTTCCGGCTGCTCTTTCTGGAAAAGTCTGCGGAATGTGTGGGAACAGCAATGGCGACCCCCAAGATGACGTTCTCTCTCCTGATGGAAAACAG GGTCTCTTCCATGGCCTTGgcgaggaattttggggtgaccTCACCTGTACCCAACGCTGTGTGTGTGACGTGGTGCAGCAGCAGGCGGTGTGCTGGGATTCTGGTTGTGGCACTGAGGAGGAATGCCGGGTTGAGGAGGGGATCCAGGAGTGTTAtcccaaaatttttggggtctgtTCTGCTGTTGGAGCCACGCACTCCAAGACCTTTGATGGCAAGAGGTTCATCTTACAGGGGACGTGTGTCTACCTGTTAGTTGGGTTGTGTGAGGACACCCAAAATTTGGTGGGATTCCAGGTGTTGGTGCAGAATGGCCACCAGAGTGACAATCTCACGTCGTCCATTGCCGTGGTGACAGTCAAAGTCTACAACAAAACCATCAGCATCAACAGGGATCACCCTGGTAAAATCATG ACTGATGAGCAGATGGTCAATCTCCCATATCACTACAGTGGAAGAAAGATTGTTGTCAATTGTGATGGGCAGGATGCAGTGGTAGAGACCAATTTTGACCTTGTTGTCACCTATGACTGGTACAGCCACGTCACCGGCATGGTGCCCAGTGGCTTTGCCAGTGCCCTGTGTGGACTCCGTGGGAACTACAATGGTTCCACCAGTGATGATATGATGATGAGGAACAACCATGTGACATCAGATCCAGATGCCTTAGGGAGCAGCTGGAAGGTCATGGATGTCCCAGGATGTAGTGAGAGGTCAATAGTGGAATGTTCTAGCACTGTCACACCTTCCTGGATGCAGCAAGAAGTATCTGGGATGGGGtgtgaaattattttggaaGTGAATTGA